Proteins encoded together in one Oreochromis aureus strain Israel breed Guangdong linkage group 23, ZZ_aureus, whole genome shotgun sequence window:
- the LOC116329961 gene encoding cyclic nucleotide-gated channel cone photoreceptor subunit alpha-like, whose protein sequence is MHIGRSSIGPAEPGLSSQRRGNRKKDDKKDEKKDDKKDEKKDDKKDPKKDDKKEEPKEVWIMDPATDMYYYWLLTIAVPVFYNLIFLVARACFNELQYQNSTLWMVLDYVSDALYYIDIFVRARTGFLEQGLLVKDAKILKEKYMKTPQFKLDMLSVIPTDIVFFHIGINNPEWRFNRLFRLGRLFEFFDRTETRTNFPNIFRIANLVLYIIIIIHWNGCLYFAVSKILGFGSDTWVYPGPAKPEFSQLTRQYIYCFYWSTLTLTTIGETPPPVRDVEYFFVVVDFLTGVLIFATIVGNVGAMISNMNAARVEFQAKIDSIKQYMQFRKVTKDLEARVVKWFDYLWTEGKTCDEKQVLKNLPDKLKAEIAINVHLETLRKVRIFQDCEAGLLVELVLKLQPQVFSPGDYICKKGDIGREMYIIKEGKLAVVADDGVTQFVVLSDGAYFGEISILGIKGSKAGNRRTANIRSVGYSDLFALSKDDLMEALTEYPDAKNALEEKGRAILMKDNLIDESLVAATDAKDLEDKVDQIEASFEIMSAKFRKLTNQYESSQRKLKQRLSNLSNQFRSLRVDE, encoded by the exons ATGCACATTGGAAGAAGCAGCATCGGGCCTGCAGAGCCCGGCCTCAGCAGCCAGAGACGAGGGAACAG AAAGAAGGACgacaaaaaggatgaaaagaaGGACgacaaaaaggatgaaaagaaGGATGATAAAAAGGACCCCAAAAAGGAtgacaaaaaggaagaacc GAAGGAGGTGTGGATCATGGACCCAGCCACGGATATGTATTACTACTGGTTGCTCACAATAGCTGTCCCAGTGTTCTACAATCTGATATTCCTGGTGGCCAG GGCTTGTTTTAATGAACTACAGTATCAAAATTCAACACTCTGGATGGTTTTGGACTATGTATCAGATGCCCTCTACTACATTGACATCTTTGTGAGAGCCAGGACAG GTTTTCTGGAGCAAGGACTTCTTGTAAAGGATGCAAAGATCCTGAAAGAAAAGTACATGAAGACGCCCCAGTTCAAGTTAGACATGTTATCAGTGATTCCTACTGACATTGTTTTCTTCCATATCGGAATCAACAACCCAGAGTGGAGGTTCAACCGTCTCTTTAGGTTAGGCCGTCTCTTTGAGTTCTTCGACCGGACTGAAACACGAACCAATTTTCCAAACATCTTCCGAATCGCTAATCTTGTActttacatcatcatcatcatccactggaaCGGGTGCCTGTACTTTGCCGTGTCCAAAATACTTGGTTTTGGGTCAGACACTTGGGTCTACCCCGGGCCAGCAAAACCAGAGTTTTCTCAGCTCACCAGACAGTACATCTATTGCTTTTACTGGTCCACTCTTACCTTGACCACTATTGGTGAGACACCACCGCCAGTCCGAGACGTTGAATACTTTTTTGTCGTGGTTGACTTTCTTACTGGGGTTTTGATCTTTGCAACAATTGTTGGAAATGTTGGAGCCATGATCTCCAACATGAATGCTGCACGTGTAGAGTTCCAGGCGAAGATCGACTCTATCAAGCAGTACATGCAATTTCGAAAGGTCACTAAAGACTTGGAGGCCAGGGTGGTGAAGTGGTTCGACTACCTGTGGACTGAGGGGAAAACCTGCGATGAAAAGCAGGTGCTAAAAAATCTGCCAGACAAGCTGAAGGCAGAGATAGCCATTAACGTACATCTGGAAACCCTAAGAAAAGTGCGCatctttcaagactgtgaagctGGTTTGCTTGTTGAGTTGGTCCTGAAGCTTCAGCCTCAAGTTTTCAGTCCTGGGGATTACATCTGTAAGAAAGGGGATATTGGTAGGGAAATGTATATCATCAAAGAAGGAAAGCTCGCTGTAGTAGCAGATGATGGCGTTACCCAGTTTGTGGTCTTGAGTGACGGAGCTTATTTTGGAGAAATCAGCATCCTTGGGATCAAAGGTAGTAAGGCAGGTAACCGAAGAACAGCCAACATTCGAAGTGTGGGCTATTCTGATCTCTTTGCCCTGTCCAAAGATGATCTCATGGAGGCACTAACAGAGTATCCTGATGCTAAGAATGCTCTGGAGGAGAAAGGAAGGGCCATTCTGATGAAAGACAATCTCATAGATGAGTCGCTTGTCGCTGCTACTGATGCTAAAGATTTGGAGGACAAAGTTGATCAGATTGAAGCCAGTTTCGAAATCATGTCAGCGAAATTTCGAAAGCTGACAAATCAATACGAGTCCTCTCAGCGCAAACTCAAGCAGCGCCTCAGTAATTTATCAAACCAGTTCAGAAGCCTCAGAGTAGATGAGTAG
- the atp1b1b gene encoding sodium/potassium-transporting ATPase subunit beta-1b, giving the protein MPSDKKDDGGWKKFLWNSETGELLGRTGGSWFKITLFYVIFYGCLAGIFIGTIQAMLLTLSEYKPTWQDRVAPPGLTHTPRSDKAELAFNPRAVETFLPHTKALREFLNNYDESKQKDQMKYEDCGDEPADYKNRGDLDSDVGVRKACRFPRALLGPCSGLEDTEFGFKEGKPCLIVKLNRIVNYRPRPPTSNESIPEEAQPKVQPNVIPIYCTSKKEEDADKIGEIKYYGIGEGFPLQYYPYYGKKLHPQYLQPLVALQFTNLTRNTELRIECKVFGDNIDYSEKDRYQGRFEIKIQVDES; this is encoded by the exons ATGCCCTCCGATAAGAAGGACGATGGCGGATGGAAGAAGTTCCTGTGGAATTCGGAGACAGGGGAGCTGCTCGGCCGTACCGGGGGCAGCTGGT tcaAAATTACGCTGTTCTATGTTATATTCTACGGCTGCCTGGCTGGGATCTTCATTGGCACCATCCAAGCAATGCTGCTCACTCTGAGTGAATACAAGCCCACCTGGCAGGACAGAGTTGCACCCCCTG GCCTTACACACACCCCACGGTCAGATAAAGCTGAGCTTGCCTTCAACCCCAGAGCTGTGGAGACCTTCCTGCCTCACACAAAGGCTCTGAGGGAGTTCCTGAACAACTACGATGAGAGTAAACAGAAAGACCAGATGAAGTATGAAGACTGTGGAG ATGAACCTGCAGACTACAAGAACAGGGGTGACTTGGACAGTGATGTGGGTGTCCGAAAGGCCTGTCGCTTCCCCAGGGCCTTGCTGGGACCCTGCTCTGGCTTGGAGGACACCGAGTTTGGTTTCAAGGAGGGCAAACCCTGTTTGATTGTGAAGCTCAACAGAATTGTCAACTACCGCCCACGG CCTCCTACCTCTAATGAGAGTATTCCTGAGGAGGCTCAACCCAAGGTGCAGCCCAACGTGATCCCCATTTACTGCACCAGCAAG AAAGAGGAGGACGCTGATAAGATCGGAGAGATTAAGTACTACGGCATCGGTGAAGGGTTCCCCCTGCAGTATTACCCCTATTACGGCAAGAAGCTGCACCCGCAGTACCTGCAGCCGCTGGTGGCGCTGCAGTTCACCAACCTGACCCGGAACACTGAACTCCGCATCGAGTGCAAAGTGTTCGGAGATAACATCGACTACAGCGAGAAGGACCGCTACCAGGGACGCTTTGAGATCAAGATCCAGGTTGACGAATCATGA